One window of the Anguilla rostrata isolate EN2019 chromosome 13, ASM1855537v3, whole genome shotgun sequence genome contains the following:
- the rbck1 gene encoding ranBP-type and C3HC4-type zinc finger-containing protein 1 isoform X1, with protein MLMVSQRKWQICCCQKCLLIFELPRHKMAAPKGPNVNTLKEAEGLAQVLSEVLSSGDKQEAALLAEKLASLHVPVSVRICPEAYAKDTIQLKVGLEDAQTVNSAPITMSVTPGMAISDLKNEVNTRFGFHPRLQTWVIGKRMARDEETLCSHGVKQDGDQAFLYIRSAQAAQLTREQHKLDAENRRLEGIIETMDKHLEPRGAGPGRAREPANPPLTAFPKPKGPPAPPPKPQLGWSCPVCTFVNKPTRPGCEMCGSERPANYQIPDLYQPDEEEVLRIKQEEFALMQYQQALEDQRQKNFQNLLQTDEHSLVPNDTELECPVCFTAILPGDGAILRECLHTFCRDCLKGTITNSMDAEVTCPFGDDTYSCDCKLQDREIRSVLSPEEYQKFLELRLSIAETRSENSFHCKTPNCQGWCIYEDEVNEFVCQLCNKTNCILCKAIHDGMNCKEYQDDLRIRAENDIAAKQTADMLNAMLTSGEAMHCPKCKIIVQKKDGCDWICCVMCKTEMCWVTRQARWGPQGRGDTSGGCRCRVNGPCHPNCQNCH; from the exons ATGTTAATGGTCTCTCAGAGGAAATGGCAAATTTGTTGCTGCCAGAAGTGTTTGTTAATATTTGAACTTCCCAGACAT AAAATGGCAGCGCCCAAAGGGCCCAATGTAAACACATTAAAAGAGG CGGAAGGCTTGGCGCAGGTCCTGAGCGAGGTCCTCAGCAGCGGGGACAAGCAGGAGGCGGCGCTGCTCGCCGAGAAGCTTGCCTCCCTCCACGTCCCCGTTTCGGTGCGAATCTGCCCGGAGGCCTATGCCAAGGACACGATACA GCTGAAGGTGGGGTTAGAGGATGCCCAGACTGTCAACTCTGCTCCCATCACCATGTCCGTAACACCGGGCATGGCCATCTCAGATCTGAAGAATGAG GTGAACACCAGGTTCGGATTCCACCCGCGTCTGCAGACCTGGGTGATCGGGAAGCGCATGGCCCGGGACGAGGAGACGCTGTGCAGCCACGGCGTGAAGCAGGACGGGGACCAGGCCTTCCTCTACATCCGCTCAGCGCAAGCGGCCCAGCTGACTCGCGAGCAGCACAAGCTGGACGCGGAGAACCGCCGCTTGGAAG GTATTATTGAGACCATGGACAAGCACCTGGAGCCGAGAGGTGCAGGGCCGGGCAGGGCTAGAGAGCCAGCGAACCCCCCACTGACAGCGTTCCCCAAACCTAAAGGTCCACCCGCCCCACCGCCAAAGCCACAG TTGGGCTGGTCGTGTCCCGTGTGCACGTTCGTGAACAAGCCGACGAGGCCAGGGTGTGAGATGTGTGGCTCGGAGAGACCAGCGAACTACCAGATTCCAGACCTGTACCAGCCGGACGAGGAGGAGGTCCTCCGCATCAAGCAGGAGGAGTTTGCCCTCATGCAGTACCAGCAG GCCCTGGAGGATCAGAGGCAGAAGAATTTTCAGAACCTGCTGCAGACGGACGAGCACAGTCTGGTGCCCAACGACACAGAGCTGGAGTGCCCCGTCTGCTTCACCGCGATCTTACCAGGAGATGGCGCCATACTCCGTGAGTGCCTGCACACCTTCTGCAG GGATTGTCTGAAAGGAACCATAACCAACAGCATGGATGCAGAGGTGACCTGCCCTTTTGGGGACGATACCTACTCCTGTGACTGCAAGCTGCAGGACCGAGAAATCCGCTCT GTGCTCTCCCCGGAGGAGTACCAGAAGTTCCTGGAACTGAGGCTGAGCATCGCCGAGACGCGGAGCGAGAACAGCTTCCACTGCAAGACGCCCAACTGCCAGGGCTGGTGCATCTACGAGGACGAGGTCAACGAGTTTGTGTGCCAGCTCTGCAACAAGACCAACTGCATCCTCTGCAAG GCCATTCACGACGGCATGAACTGCAAGGAGTACCAGGACGACCTGCGCATCAGAGCGGAGAACGACATCGCCGCTAAGCAGACTGCAGACATGCTCAAT GCCATGCTGACCTCAGGAGAGGCCATGCACTGCCCCAAGTGCAAGATCATAGTGCAGAAGAAGGACGGATGTGACTGGATCTGCTGCGTGATGTGCAAGACGGAGATGTGCTGGGTCACCCGCCAAGCCCGCTGGGGTCCCCAG
- the rbck1 gene encoding ranBP-type and C3HC4-type zinc finger-containing protein 1 isoform X2 → MAAPKGPNVNTLKEAEGLAQVLSEVLSSGDKQEAALLAEKLASLHVPVSVRICPEAYAKDTIQLKVGLEDAQTVNSAPITMSVTPGMAISDLKNEVNTRFGFHPRLQTWVIGKRMARDEETLCSHGVKQDGDQAFLYIRSAQAAQLTREQHKLDAENRRLEGIIETMDKHLEPRGAGPGRAREPANPPLTAFPKPKGPPAPPPKPQLGWSCPVCTFVNKPTRPGCEMCGSERPANYQIPDLYQPDEEEVLRIKQEEFALMQYQQALEDQRQKNFQNLLQTDEHSLVPNDTELECPVCFTAILPGDGAILRECLHTFCRDCLKGTITNSMDAEVTCPFGDDTYSCDCKLQDREIRSVLSPEEYQKFLELRLSIAETRSENSFHCKTPNCQGWCIYEDEVNEFVCQLCNKTNCILCKAIHDGMNCKEYQDDLRIRAENDIAAKQTADMLNAMLTSGEAMHCPKCKIIVQKKDGCDWICCVMCKTEMCWVTRQARWGPQGRGDTSGGCRCRVNGPCHPNCQNCH, encoded by the exons ATGGCAGCGCCCAAAGGGCCCAATGTAAACACATTAAAAGAGG CGGAAGGCTTGGCGCAGGTCCTGAGCGAGGTCCTCAGCAGCGGGGACAAGCAGGAGGCGGCGCTGCTCGCCGAGAAGCTTGCCTCCCTCCACGTCCCCGTTTCGGTGCGAATCTGCCCGGAGGCCTATGCCAAGGACACGATACA GCTGAAGGTGGGGTTAGAGGATGCCCAGACTGTCAACTCTGCTCCCATCACCATGTCCGTAACACCGGGCATGGCCATCTCAGATCTGAAGAATGAG GTGAACACCAGGTTCGGATTCCACCCGCGTCTGCAGACCTGGGTGATCGGGAAGCGCATGGCCCGGGACGAGGAGACGCTGTGCAGCCACGGCGTGAAGCAGGACGGGGACCAGGCCTTCCTCTACATCCGCTCAGCGCAAGCGGCCCAGCTGACTCGCGAGCAGCACAAGCTGGACGCGGAGAACCGCCGCTTGGAAG GTATTATTGAGACCATGGACAAGCACCTGGAGCCGAGAGGTGCAGGGCCGGGCAGGGCTAGAGAGCCAGCGAACCCCCCACTGACAGCGTTCCCCAAACCTAAAGGTCCACCCGCCCCACCGCCAAAGCCACAG TTGGGCTGGTCGTGTCCCGTGTGCACGTTCGTGAACAAGCCGACGAGGCCAGGGTGTGAGATGTGTGGCTCGGAGAGACCAGCGAACTACCAGATTCCAGACCTGTACCAGCCGGACGAGGAGGAGGTCCTCCGCATCAAGCAGGAGGAGTTTGCCCTCATGCAGTACCAGCAG GCCCTGGAGGATCAGAGGCAGAAGAATTTTCAGAACCTGCTGCAGACGGACGAGCACAGTCTGGTGCCCAACGACACAGAGCTGGAGTGCCCCGTCTGCTTCACCGCGATCTTACCAGGAGATGGCGCCATACTCCGTGAGTGCCTGCACACCTTCTGCAG GGATTGTCTGAAAGGAACCATAACCAACAGCATGGATGCAGAGGTGACCTGCCCTTTTGGGGACGATACCTACTCCTGTGACTGCAAGCTGCAGGACCGAGAAATCCGCTCT GTGCTCTCCCCGGAGGAGTACCAGAAGTTCCTGGAACTGAGGCTGAGCATCGCCGAGACGCGGAGCGAGAACAGCTTCCACTGCAAGACGCCCAACTGCCAGGGCTGGTGCATCTACGAGGACGAGGTCAACGAGTTTGTGTGCCAGCTCTGCAACAAGACCAACTGCATCCTCTGCAAG GCCATTCACGACGGCATGAACTGCAAGGAGTACCAGGACGACCTGCGCATCAGAGCGGAGAACGACATCGCCGCTAAGCAGACTGCAGACATGCTCAAT GCCATGCTGACCTCAGGAGAGGCCATGCACTGCCCCAAGTGCAAGATCATAGTGCAGAAGAAGGACGGATGTGACTGGATCTGCTGCGTGATGTGCAAGACGGAGATGTGCTGGGTCACCCGCCAAGCCCGCTGGGGTCCCCAG
- the maf1a gene encoding repressor of RNA polymerase III transcription MAF1 homolog, which translates to MKLLENSSFEAINSQLTIETGNCQIIGRIESYSCKMAGDDKQMFKQFCQEGLPHVLEALSPPQTAGASPNKLSQSGQSGDEGEGPLSDKCSRKTLFYLIATLNASFRPDYDFSRAKSHDFSREPSVNWVFNAVNSSLSSAAGAEFSRMEPQLWQAIDDEICLSECDIYSYNPDLDSDPYGEEGNLWSFNYFFYNKRLKRIVFFTCRSVSVFVAPRDSGIDDLDLELEEGSYEEENMDEERYGALCT; encoded by the exons atgaaacttcTGGAAAATTCAAGTTTTGAAGCCATAAATTCCCAACTCACGATTGAAACGGGAAACTGTCAGATAATCGGACG GATTGAGAGCTACTCGTGTAAAATGGCAGGCGATGACAAACAGATGTTCAAGCAGTTTTGTCAGGAGGGTTTGCCGCACGTCCTGGAGGCGCTGTCCCCACCACAGACCGCAGGAGCCAGCCCCAACAA GCTGAGTCAGAGTGGGCAGAGCGGGGATGAGGGCGAAGGGCCCCTATCGGACAAGTGCAGCCGGAAAACGCTCTTCTATCTGATTGCCACTCTCAACGCCTCCTTCCGTCCCGACTACGACTTCAGTCGCGCCAAGAGCCACGACTTCAGCCGGGAGCCCAGTGTTAATTGG GTGTTCAACGCGGTGAACAGCAGCCTGTCCTCTGCCGCGGGAGCTGAGTTCAGCCGAATGGAACCCCAGCTGTGGCAAGCCATCGACGACGAGATCTGCCTCTCTGAATGTGACATCTACAG CTATAATCCGGACCTGGATTCAGACCCGTATGGAGAAGAGGGGAACCTTTGGTCTTTCAACTACTTCTTCTACAATAAGAGGTTGAAACGGATCGTGTTCTTCACCTGTCGGTCAGTCAG TGTTTTCGTGGCCCCGCGAGACTCGGGCATCGATGATCTggacctggagctggaggagggcagCTATGAGGAGGAGAACATGGATGAGGAGCG GTACGGCGCACTGTGCACCTGA
- the trib3 gene encoding tribbles homolog 3, translating into MSVNLQNARRTLPLRLKRLEFEDTLDTDTLKCKRPRLSLPPSPGLAPCLRPLTQSPNPGSAEQHCVSRIGPYILLEATEGTQTYRAVHSVTEAEFTCKVFSARRYQELIATYTRLPPHENISRIAEVVTGERNVYVFFERCHGDMHSYVRACKRLQEEEAARLFGQMAAAVAHCHEHGVVLRDLKLRKFVFTDRQRTKLVLQNLEDSCLLKGEDDSLTDKHGCPAYVGPEILNSRHSYSGKAADVWSLGVVLYTMLVGRYPFQDVEPAALFGKIRRGVFTVPDSLSPRAKCLVRCLLRKAPADRLEAGEVPLHPWLTRPASPSPGNHLSPRNHSDQVVPDFGKSEDDGDRA; encoded by the exons ATGAGCGTGAACCTGCAAAATGCCCGGCGCACGCTGCCCCTGCGACTGAAGCGGCTGGAATTCGAGGACACGCTTGATACGGACACGCTGAAATGCAAGCGCCCCCGGCTCagtctgcccccctccccggggcTGGCGCCCTGTCTCCGCCCACTGACCCAGAGCCCGAACCCCGGAAGCGCGGAGCAGCACTGTGTCTCTCGCATTGGACCGTACATCCTGCTGGAGGCCACGGAGGGAACCCAGACGTACAGGGCTGTCCACAGTGTCACGGAGGCTGAGTTCACTTGCAAG GTTTTTTCGGCAAGGCGGTACCAGGAGCTGATCGCCACCTACACCCGCCTCCCGCCGCACGAGAACATCAGCCGCATCGCGGAGGTGGTGACGGGCGAGCGCAACGTGTACGTGTTCTTCGAGCGCTGCCACGGCGACATGCACTCGTACGTGCGCGCCTGCAAGCGgctccaggaggaggaggcggcgcgGCTCTTCGGCCagatggcggcggcggtggcgcaCTGCCACGAGCACGGCGTCGTCCTCCGCGACCTCAAGCTGCGCAAGTTCGTCTTCACCGACCGCCAGAG GACAAAGCTGGTACTGCAGAACCTGGAGGACTCCTGCCTCCTGAAAGGGGAAGACGACTCGCTGACCGACAAGCACGGCTGCCCGGCCTACGTGGGCCCGGAGATCCTCAACTCCCGGCACTCGTACTCAGGGAAGGCGGCGGACGTGTGGAGCCTGGGCGTGGTCCTGTACACCATGCTGGTGGGGCGCTACCCCTTCCAGGACGTGGAGCCCGCCGCGCTCTTCGGCAAGATCCGCCGGGGCGTGTTCACCGTCCCGGACTCCCTCTCGCCGCGGGCCAAGTGCCTGGTGCGCTGCCTGCTGAGGAAGGCCCCCGCCGACAGGCTGGAGGCGGGCGAGGTCCCGCTGCACCCCTGGCTCACCCGCCCCGCCTCGCCATCCCCGGGCAACCACCTCAGCCCCAGGAACCACTCCGACCAGGTGGTGCCGGACTTTGGGAAGAGCGAAGACGACGGCGACCGTGCATAG